One Symphalangus syndactylus isolate Jambi chromosome 9, NHGRI_mSymSyn1-v2.1_pri, whole genome shotgun sequence DNA segment encodes these proteins:
- the LOC129489229 gene encoding small ribosomal subunit protein eS19-like: MMPGVTVKDVNQQEFVRALAAFLKKSGKLKVPQWVDTVKLAKHKELAPYDENWFYTQAASTAWHLYLRGGAGVGSMTKIYGARQRNGVMPGHFSRGSRSVAHRVLQALEGLKMVEKDQDGGCKLTPQGQRDLDRIAGQVAVANKKH, encoded by the coding sequence ATGATGCCTGGAGTTACTGTAAAAGACGTGAACCAGCAGGAGTTCGTCAGAGCTCTGGCAGCCTTCCTCAAAAAGTCTGGGAAGCTGAAAGTCCCCCAATGGGTGGACACCGTCAAGCTGGCCAAGCACAAAGAGCTTGCTCCCTACGATGAGAACTGGTTCTACACGCAAGCTGCTTCCACGGCGTGGCACCTGTACCTCCGGGGTGGCGCTGGGGTTGGCTCCATGACCAAGATCTATGGGGCACGTCAGAGAAATGGCGTCATGCCTGGCCACTTTAGCCGAGGCTCCAGAAGTGTGGCCCACCGGGTCCTCCAAGCCCTGGAGGGGCTAAAAATGGTGGAAAAGGACCAAGATGGGGGCTGCAAACTGACACCTCAGGGACAGAGAGATCTGGACAGAATCGCCGGACAGGTGGCAGTTGCCAACAAGAAGCATTAG